A single window of Oenanthe melanoleuca isolate GR-GAL-2019-014 unplaced genomic scaffold, OMel1.0 S001, whole genome shotgun sequence DNA harbors:
- the LOC130265940 gene encoding olfactory receptor 14A16-like, translated as MSNSSSISHFLLLPLADTRQLQLLHFCLFLGISLAALLGNSLIISAIACGHHLHTPMFFFLLNLALTDLGCICTTVPKAMHNSLWDTRTISYAGCAAQLFLFLFFIGTELSLLTVMSYDRYVSICKPLHYGTLLGSRACAHMAAAAWASGFLNALLHTANTFSLPLCHGNALSQFFCEVPHILKLSCSTSYLRDVGLTVVGACITIGCFVFIVFSYVQIFRDVLRIPSEQGRHKAFSTCLPHLAVVSLYISTGTFAYLKPHSISSPSLDVSVTVLYSVVPPALNPLIYSLRNQELKATLGKMMTEKMLRTAMDCTERPLGWGFVGRNQNCLPSERP; from the exons atgtccaacagcagctccatcagccacttcctcctgctgccattggcagatacgcggcagctgcagctcctgcacttctgcctcttcctgggcatctccctggctgccctcctgggcaacagcctcatcatcagcgccatagcctgcggccaccacctgcacacccccatgttcttcttcctgctcaacctggccctcactgacctgggctgcatctgcaccactgtccccaaagccatgcacaattccctctgggacaccaggaccatCTCCtatgcaggatgtgctgcacagctctttctgtttctgtttttcattggAACAGAATTATCCCTCCTGACCGTCATGagctacgaccgctacgtgtccatctgcaaacccctgcactacgggaccctcctgggcagcagagcttgtgcccacatggcagcagctgcctgggccagtggctttctcaatgctctgctgcacacagccaatacattttccctgcccctgtgccatggcaatgccctgagccagttcttctgtgaggtcccacacatcctcaagctctcATGCTCCACATCTTATCTCAGGGATGTTGGACTTACTGTGGTTGGTGCTTGTATAACTAttggttgttttgtgttcattgttttctcctatgtgcagatcttcagggacgtgctgaggatcccctccgagcagggacggcacaaagccttttccacctgcctccctcacctggctgtggtaTCCCTCTATATCAGCACTGGCACATTTGCCTACCTGAAGCCCcactccatctcctccccatccctggatgtcTCAGTCacagttctgtactcagtggtgcctccagccctgaaccccctcatctacagcctgaggaaccaggagctcaaggctACCCTGGGGAAAATGATGACT gaaaaaatgctcaggacGGCCATGGACTGCACAGAGAGACCATTGGGGTGGGGGTTTGTGGGGAGAAATCAGAACTGCCTCCCTTCTGAACGACCCTGA